The following are encoded together in the Flavihumibacter fluvii genome:
- the rhaM gene encoding L-rhamnose mutarotase, which yields MERVAFKMKLFKGCEAEYKRRHDQLWPELKALLSDHGISEYSIFLDEVTGDLFGIFKIADKLSLDELPHQPVMKKWWDYMKDMMATNDDNSPVSIPLTEVFYLP from the coding sequence ATGGAAAGAGTTGCATTCAAAATGAAACTGTTTAAAGGCTGCGAAGCAGAATACAAAAGAAGGCATGACCAGTTATGGCCTGAGTTGAAAGCCCTCTTATCTGATCATGGTATATCGGAATATTCCATTTTTTTAGATGAAGTAACAGGTGATTTGTTTGGGATATTTAAGATTGCTGATAAACTGTCACTGGATGAATTGCCGCATCAACCTGTGATGAAAAAATGGTGGGATTATATGAAAGATATGATGGCCACCAATGATGATAATAGTCCGGTGTCCATTCCATTGACCGAAGTTTTCTACCTACCTTAA
- a CDS encoding LutC/YkgG family protein: MTGREKILSDVVKNKPTAIPLPVLDFKSIDQPFDILETFTKYVQAVGGEVVHVAHEQALLQQVTNERSAGKYIINRVPAGGQVDDVPVDPAILESVYRAYIKGSFGVAENGAIWVMESAMGNRILPFICEQLVLVLHKTELVANMHEAYASIQIDKEGYGVFIAGPSKTADIEQSLVIGAHGPKALSVLIIM, translated from the coding sequence ATGACAGGCCGTGAAAAAATATTAAGTGATGTGGTAAAAAATAAACCAACGGCTATTCCACTTCCGGTTTTGGATTTTAAAAGTATTGATCAACCTTTTGATATACTGGAAACCTTTACTAAGTATGTGCAGGCAGTAGGCGGTGAGGTAGTACATGTTGCACATGAGCAGGCTTTACTGCAGCAGGTCACTAATGAAAGATCCGCCGGAAAATATATCATTAACAGGGTACCGGCTGGTGGTCAGGTGGATGATGTTCCGGTGGATCCGGCCATTCTGGAGTCTGTGTACCGGGCCTACATAAAGGGAAGTTTTGGGGTGGCTGAGAATGGCGCCATCTGGGTAATGGAATCAGCAATGGGTAACAGGATTTTGCCTTTCATTTGTGAGCAACTGGTACTTGTGCTTCACAAAACTGAACTGGTGGCCAACATGCATGAGGCCTATGCATCCATTCAAATAGACAAGGAGGGGTATGGTGTTTTTATTGCCGGTCCTTCAAAAACTGCCGATATTGAACAATCCCTGGTGATCGGGGCACATGGACCGAAGGCTCTTTCTGTTCTAATAATAATGTAG
- a CDS encoding FGGY-family carbohydrate kinase, with protein MDLIPVIAIFDIGKTNKKFFLFDESYEVVFEKSTKLPEINDEDGFPCDDIKGIEQFITHSIKEISQMRDFDLKAVNFTAYGASFVYINDKGKPLTPLYNYLKPYPDELKAAFYSKYGGEEYFSMITASPVLGSLNSGMQLLRIKYEQPQVFGAIQYALHLPQYLSFLVTGRAVSDITSVGCHTNLWDFSKGRYHQWVEAEQIEGKLAPLATADSSIKVTLDGRSLNAGIGLHDSSSALIPYLVNFNEPFALLSTGTWCITLNPFNDYPLTIDELKADCLCYMSYEMKPIKAARLFAGFEHETETARIAQKFSVDPAVFSAIKYDPEIIASLSARVYGSVEFTHTSTGLKTSVFSLRNLNTFSSHIEAYHQLMVDLVDIQVKSSSLVLDKTPVARLFVDGGFSQNDIFMKLMANAMPQVELFAASLAQATALGAAMAIHKDWNTRKIPSDLIHVKQFKGPY; from the coding sequence ATGGACCTCATACCCGTTATAGCTATTTTTGATATTGGCAAAACGAATAAGAAGTTTTTTTTATTCGATGAAAGTTATGAAGTAGTCTTTGAAAAATCTACGAAGCTTCCTGAAATAAATGATGAAGATGGATTTCCCTGCGATGATATAAAGGGAATTGAACAATTCATAACGCATTCAATAAAGGAGATTTCCCAGATGCGTGATTTCGACCTGAAAGCAGTCAATTTTACTGCTTATGGCGCGAGCTTTGTATACATCAATGACAAAGGAAAGCCATTGACCCCCTTGTATAATTATCTTAAACCTTATCCGGATGAATTGAAGGCGGCTTTTTATAGTAAATATGGCGGGGAAGAATATTTTTCAATGATCACGGCATCACCGGTTCTTGGAAGCCTCAATTCCGGCATGCAATTACTCAGGATCAAATATGAACAGCCGCAAGTATTTGGTGCCATACAATACGCCCTGCACTTGCCGCAGTACCTTAGTTTCCTGGTAACCGGCAGGGCAGTCTCAGATATCACCAGTGTTGGTTGCCATACTAATCTTTGGGATTTTTCAAAAGGGCGATACCATCAATGGGTTGAAGCTGAACAAATAGAAGGTAAACTGGCTCCCCTTGCCACTGCTGATTCATCAATAAAAGTAACATTGGATGGCAGGTCCTTGAATGCGGGTATTGGCCTTCACGATAGTTCCTCTGCCCTGATCCCCTACCTGGTCAATTTTAATGAACCATTTGCTTTGTTATCTACCGGTACATGGTGTATCACACTTAATCCATTTAATGATTATCCACTAACCATTGATGAGTTAAAGGCCGATTGCCTTTGTTATATGAGTTATGAAATGAAACCGATAAAAGCTGCCCGTTTGTTCGCAGGCTTTGAACATGAAACGGAGACGGCTCGTATTGCGCAAAAATTTTCTGTAGACCCGGCAGTTTTTTCGGCCATTAAATATGATCCGGAAATAATAGCATCACTCTCGGCCAGGGTCTATGGAAGTGTTGAGTTTACCCATACTTCAACCGGACTGAAAACCTCGGTTTTTTCATTGCGCAATTTAAATACATTTTCATCTCATATTGAAGCATATCACCAATTAATGGTTGACCTTGTAGATATCCAGGTAAAATCTTCCAGCCTGGTACTTGATAAAACGCCGGTAGCCAGGCTCTTTGTTGATGGCGGCTTTAGCCAGAATGATATTTTCATGAAACTCATGGCCAATGCAATGCCCCAGGTGGAATTATTCGCAGCTTCGTTGGCGCAGGCCACAGCATTAGGGGCTGCCATGGCCATCCATAAAGACTGGAATACACGCAAAATTCCATCAGACCTCATCCATGTAAAACAGTTTAAAGGACCTTATTGA
- a CDS encoding 3-keto-disaccharide hydrolase produces the protein MKIIITCTFLLFALFSEAQYKGKWKQMFNGKNLKGWTVKISKHELNDNFANTFRVKDGMMEVGYEGYDSFNEQFGHIFYKTPYSYYLIAVEYRFIGKQAKDGPGWAFKNSGIMVHCQPPATMLKDQDFPISIEVQLLGGDSTEKRSTCNLCTPGTNVVKDGKLITDHCINSSSATYYGDQWVRAEVLVLGDSIIKHIVNGDTVLVYNKPQIGGGAVSNFDPATKKDGQLLSSGYISLQSESHPIQFRKVEIMNLEKYYKKK, from the coding sequence ATGAAAATCATCATCACCTGCACATTCCTGCTATTTGCATTGTTTAGCGAGGCCCAATATAAGGGTAAATGGAAACAGATGTTCAATGGTAAAAACCTGAAAGGCTGGACAGTAAAAATTTCGAAACATGAGTTGAATGACAACTTTGCCAATACGTTCCGGGTGAAGGATGGTATGATGGAAGTAGGGTATGAGGGGTACGATAGTTTTAATGAACAATTCGGGCATATATTTTATAAAACCCCTTATTCCTACTACCTCATTGCAGTTGAATATCGCTTCATTGGCAAACAGGCAAAAGATGGTCCGGGTTGGGCCTTTAAAAACAGCGGTATCATGGTCCATTGCCAGCCACCGGCTACCATGCTGAAAGACCAGGATTTCCCGATCTCAATTGAAGTGCAATTGTTAGGCGGGGATTCAACGGAGAAAAGATCTACCTGTAATCTTTGCACGCCGGGAACAAATGTGGTGAAAGACGGAAAGCTGATAACAGACCATTGCATTAATTCCAGTTCAGCCACTTATTATGGAGACCAGTGGGTGCGTGCGGAAGTGCTGGTTTTGGGTGACTCCATTATCAAACATATTGTGAATGGTGATACGGTTTTGGTGTATAATAAACCGCAGATCGGGGGTGGCGCAGTGAGTAATTTTGATCCTGCCACCAAGAAAGACGGACAACTGCTGTCTTCAGGATATATTTCATTGCAAAGTGAAAGTCATCCCATCCAATTCAGGAAAGTGGAGATCATGAACCTGGAGAAATATTACAAGAAAAAATAA
- a CDS encoding TIM barrel protein, with the protein MLLNKSIIDQHNGQGLQKHRLKLAAIQSELADTTSVIRQLADFQVAIPSWALGTGGTRFGRFSGGGEPRTLDEKMEDVALLHQLNKSSGAISLHIPWDIPSNPSYTRALAAEYGLRFDAVNSNTFQDQPNQALSYKFGSLQHVDQTVRKQAISHNIEVIRQGVDLGADSLTVWLSDGSCFPGQLNFRKAFQRTLEGLQEIYAALPDNWKMFVEYKAFEPNFYSMTVGDWGQSLLYAQKLGPKAFTLVDLGHHLPNANIEQIVSLLLMEGKLGGFHFNDSKYGDDDLTVGSINPYQLFLIFNELVEGMNARGMNHANGLGWMIDASHNVKDPLEDLLQSVEAIQIAYAQALLVDTPALQVAQEQNDVVRCQEILQQAYRTDVRPLVAEARLDAGGALQPLQVYRGAKVREQLIKERGEKTMATGL; encoded by the coding sequence ATGCTATTGAATAAATCAATTATAGATCAACATAACGGGCAAGGCCTGCAGAAACATCGGCTGAAACTGGCTGCCATCCAGTCTGAACTTGCAGATACCACATCGGTTATCCGGCAGTTGGCTGATTTCCAGGTGGCTATTCCGAGTTGGGCTTTGGGAACCGGCGGTACAAGGTTTGGTCGGTTTTCCGGCGGCGGTGAACCCCGCACCCTTGATGAAAAAATGGAAGATGTCGCCTTGTTGCACCAGCTCAACAAGTCTAGCGGCGCCATTTCCCTGCACATACCCTGGGATATTCCGTCAAATCCTTCCTATACCAGGGCGCTCGCTGCTGAATACGGATTACGTTTTGATGCGGTGAATTCCAATACGTTCCAGGACCAGCCTAACCAGGCATTGAGTTATAAATTCGGGTCCCTTCAACATGTAGATCAAACAGTACGTAAACAGGCCATTTCACATAATATAGAGGTCATCAGGCAAGGTGTGGACCTGGGTGCTGACTCACTTACGGTTTGGTTGTCGGATGGTTCCTGTTTCCCGGGCCAGTTGAATTTCCGGAAAGCATTTCAACGTACGCTCGAAGGTTTACAGGAGATCTACGCTGCCCTTCCGGATAATTGGAAAATGTTTGTCGAATACAAGGCCTTTGAACCAAATTTTTATTCAATGACCGTTGGGGATTGGGGACAATCCTTATTATATGCACAAAAGCTTGGACCCAAAGCATTCACGCTGGTGGACCTTGGCCATCACCTGCCCAACGCCAATATAGAACAGATCGTTTCATTATTGCTGATGGAAGGAAAGTTGGGTGGGTTCCATTTCAATGATTCAAAATATGGTGACGATGACCTTACCGTTGGCAGCATCAATCCTTACCAGCTCTTCCTGATCTTTAATGAATTGGTGGAAGGTATGAATGCCAGGGGAATGAACCATGCCAACGGGTTAGGTTGGATGATTGATGCTTCACACAATGTGAAAGATCCGCTGGAAGACTTACTGCAATCTGTGGAAGCCATACAAATCGCTTATGCACAAGCCTTACTGGTGGATACTCCGGCATTGCAGGTTGCCCAGGAACAAAATGATGTGGTGCGTTGCCAGGAGATCCTGCAGCAAGCCTATCGCACCGATGTGCGTCCACTGGTAGCAGAGGCCAGGTTAGATGCGGGTGGCGCTTTGCAACCATTACAGGTATACCGTGGTGCAAAGGTGCGAGAACAACTAATTAAAGAAAGGGGAGAAAAAACAATGGCCACCGGATTATAA
- the rhaT gene encoding L-rhamnose/proton symporter RhaT yields MQAILGVIFHFIGGFASGSFYIPYKKVKGWHWETYWLVGGFFSWLIVPPLAAWLTIPNFTDIIRQAASATLWITYFFGILWGIGGLTYGLGVRYLGVSLGSSIILGLCMVFGALIPSVYYQLNPADGKDTIGMLTGTQWGLTILAGLAVCILGIIICGKAGTRKEKELAAAGVSPTGNNEYKFGIGILVSIISGILSACFNFGLESGKPMAMAANEIWKAANPGQGEFLYRNNVVYVVVLWGGLTTNLIWCLLLNARNKTFGDYASKDAPRLRNLVFCALAGTTWFLQFFFYGMGESKLGNGPSSWILHMAFIILVANAWGLLLKEWKGVSRTTTKTVILGIITIIISVLIVGYGNMIRPS; encoded by the coding sequence ATGCAGGCCATATTAGGTGTCATCTTTCATTTCATAGGCGGCTTTGCCTCGGGAAGTTTTTACATCCCCTATAAGAAGGTGAAAGGATGGCATTGGGAAACATACTGGTTGGTTGGCGGCTTCTTTTCCTGGCTGATCGTACCACCCCTTGCAGCATGGCTCACTATCCCAAACTTTACAGATATTATCAGGCAGGCTGCTTCTGCAACACTTTGGATCACTTATTTCTTTGGCATCTTATGGGGCATTGGCGGACTGACTTATGGCCTGGGTGTTCGATACCTGGGTGTGTCCCTGGGTAGTAGTATTATCCTGGGCCTGTGTATGGTGTTTGGTGCCCTGATACCATCTGTCTATTACCAGTTGAACCCCGCTGATGGGAAAGATACTATCGGCATGCTGACCGGAACCCAATGGGGTTTAACCATCCTGGCCGGATTGGCAGTCTGTATTCTCGGTATTATTATCTGCGGGAAAGCAGGTACGCGGAAAGAAAAAGAACTGGCAGCAGCCGGCGTTTCGCCAACAGGGAACAATGAATATAAATTCGGGATTGGCATCCTGGTTTCCATCATATCCGGCATACTCAGTGCCTGTTTCAATTTCGGTCTTGAATCAGGCAAGCCCATGGCCATGGCGGCCAATGAAATCTGGAAAGCAGCTAACCCTGGGCAGGGTGAATTCCTTTACAGGAACAATGTGGTGTATGTGGTGGTATTGTGGGGTGGATTGACCACGAACCTGATCTGGTGCCTGCTGCTCAATGCTCGCAATAAAACATTTGGCGATTATGCCAGTAAGGATGCACCCCGTTTGCGGAACCTGGTCTTTTGCGCATTGGCCGGTACAACCTGGTTCCTGCAATTTTTCTTTTATGGCATGGGCGAAAGTAAACTGGGCAATGGTCCAAGTTCCTGGATCCTGCACATGGCATTTATCATATTAGTGGCAAATGCCTGGGGCCTGTTGCTGAAAGAATGGAAGGGGGTAAGCAGAACAACAACTAAAACCGTTATACTTGGTATCATTACTATAATTATTTCGGTGCTGATCGTGGGCTACGGCAACATGATCAGGCCATCCTAA
- a CDS encoding bifunctional aldolase/short-chain dehydrogenase — protein MATSQDQFKHVSYLWDDHKAAALAGDEVALLIYRSNLLGADLRLTNYGGGNTSCKAMAKDPLTGESTEVMWVKGSGGDIGTLKKSGLAALYVDRLRSLKSIYRGLDHEDEMVELFNHCIYDLASKAPSIDTPLHGFLPFKHIDHLHPDAAIAIAAAKDGKKITRELFGGTIGWVEWQKPGFDLGLQLKECLDNHPGIRGIMLGSHGLFTWGDTAYESYINTLEVVERCAEYLEEHTGRKGPVFGGEKIAALPRAERLKQAAALAPVLRGFCSSQTRMIGHFTDDERVLQFINSNDLARLAPLGTSCPDHFLRTKISPLVLPLEPGADLSDTAGLKALLQPGFEAYRQMYTDYYTTCKHANSPAIRDTNPVVILYPGIGMFTYAKDKQTARVAAEFYTNAINVMRGAEAVSEYTALPRQEAFNIEYWLLEEAKLQRMPKPKSLTGKIALITGSAGGIGKAIAKRFAEEGACVVLNDINEERLKGAVEEFSQLFGKDAVVSTLLNVTDEQSASTAFENAALAFGGIDIIINNAGISISKSITEHSLEDWDKLYDILVKGQFIVSKAGIAIQRKQGLGGDIINIVSKNAVVAGPNNPGYGSAKAAQAHLTRLMAAELGADGIRVNMVNPDAVIADSNIWAGGWAEGRARAYGITVAELPAYYAKRTLLNEIILPEDIANACYAFVGGLLNKSTGNALNVDGGVAMAFLR, from the coding sequence ATGGCTACCAGTCAAGACCAGTTTAAACATGTGAGTTACTTATGGGACGATCATAAAGCAGCGGCATTGGCAGGCGACGAAGTTGCTTTGCTGATTTATCGTTCCAACCTTTTGGGAGCAGATCTCCGGCTGACCAATTACGGCGGCGGCAACACTTCCTGTAAGGCAATGGCCAAGGATCCGCTAACTGGCGAATCTACTGAAGTGATGTGGGTGAAAGGGTCGGGGGGCGATATCGGCACTTTAAAAAAGAGCGGACTGGCGGCTTTGTATGTAGACCGTTTACGCAGCCTGAAAAGCATATACCGGGGACTTGACCATGAAGATGAAATGGTTGAACTCTTCAATCATTGTATATATGACCTGGCCAGTAAAGCGCCATCCATCGATACTCCGCTGCATGGCTTTTTACCGTTCAAACACATCGACCACCTGCATCCGGATGCTGCCATTGCTATCGCTGCTGCAAAAGACGGGAAGAAGATCACCCGGGAATTATTTGGTGGAACAATAGGATGGGTGGAATGGCAGAAGCCAGGATTTGATCTCGGCTTGCAATTGAAGGAATGTCTTGATAACCATCCAGGCATCAGGGGGATCATGCTGGGATCACATGGTTTGTTTACCTGGGGCGATACAGCTTATGAAAGTTATATCAATACGCTAGAAGTGGTGGAACGCTGTGCCGAATACCTGGAAGAGCATACCGGTAGAAAAGGCCCTGTTTTCGGTGGAGAAAAAATTGCCGCCCTGCCAAGGGCTGAACGACTGAAACAGGCAGCCGCACTGGCTCCGGTGCTTCGTGGGTTCTGCAGCAGCCAGACCCGGATGATCGGTCATTTCACCGATGATGAACGCGTATTGCAGTTCATCAACTCAAATGACCTGGCAAGGCTGGCGCCCCTGGGTACCAGTTGCCCGGATCACTTCCTGCGTACAAAGATCAGTCCATTGGTATTGCCATTGGAGCCAGGAGCCGACCTGTCTGATACCGCAGGCCTCAAGGCCCTGCTGCAGCCTGGTTTCGAAGCCTACCGCCAAATGTATACCGACTATTATACCACCTGCAAGCATGCAAATAGTCCGGCTATCCGCGATACAAACCCTGTTGTTATATTATACCCGGGTATTGGTATGTTCACTTATGCGAAAGACAAACAGACCGCACGCGTTGCCGCAGAGTTTTATACCAATGCCATTAATGTAATGCGTGGTGCCGAGGCCGTTAGTGAATACACGGCGTTGCCGAGGCAGGAAGCGTTTAACATTGAATACTGGTTACTGGAAGAAGCCAAATTACAGCGGATGCCAAAACCAAAATCATTGACCGGCAAAATTGCACTGATCACGGGAAGTGCCGGTGGGATCGGGAAAGCGATCGCGAAAAGGTTTGCGGAAGAAGGTGCCTGTGTGGTTTTGAATGACATCAATGAAGAAAGATTGAAAGGAGCGGTAGAAGAATTCTCCCAATTGTTCGGGAAAGATGCCGTTGTATCAACTCTCCTGAATGTAACTGATGAACAGTCGGCCAGCACTGCTTTTGAAAATGCGGCTTTGGCATTTGGCGGGATAGATATCATCATCAATAATGCAGGAATCAGTATTTCCAAATCCATCACCGAACATAGCCTGGAGGATTGGGATAAATTGTATGATATATTGGTGAAAGGCCAGTTCATAGTATCCAAAGCAGGGATAGCGATCCAGCGTAAGCAGGGTCTTGGCGGCGATATCATCAATATCGTATCGAAGAATGCAGTGGTGGCCGGACCAAACAATCCGGGCTATGGCTCAGCAAAAGCAGCTCAGGCACATTTAACCCGTTTGATGGCCGCGGAATTAGGTGCAGACGGGATCAGGGTAAATATGGTGAATCCGGATGCAGTGATTGCTGATAGTAATATCTGGGCAGGAGGATGGGCTGAAGGACGTGCCAGGGCTTATGGCATAACGGTTGCGGAGTTGCCTGCGTATTATGCGAAAAGGACATTATTGAATGAAATTATTCTACCGGAAGATATTGCCAATGCCTGCTATGCATTTGTTGGCGGGTTGTTAAATAAATCAACCGGCAATGCTTTGAATGTAGATGGCGGGGTAGCGATGGCGTTTTTACGATAA
- a CDS encoding lactate utilization protein B, whose protein sequence is MNPSHAKLAEAFNADEKRTDWHDQTLWFVRQKRDKAAHVLPEWEKLRQWASDIKDHTLSNLDVYLAEFEQKATANGVQVHWALDAADHNAIIHKIIRDQGLTRIVKSKSMLTEECHLNDYLQQSGIEVIDTDLGERIVQFRKEPPSHIVLPAIHLKKQDVSETFQEHLGTEAGNYDPQYLTQAARIHLREKFIQSELAITGVNFAVAETGGFVVCTNEGNADMGVHSAKIHIGCMGIEKIIPKAEHLGVFTRLLARSATGQPITTYTSHFHRPRPGQEMHIVIVDNGRTRQLGREDFRNSLKCIRCAACFNTCPVYRRSGGHSYHTAVAGPIGSILNPNLDMKANADLPFASTLCGSCTNVCPVKINIHEQLWKWRQVIAEEGLVAPSKKYSMKMMAFVLARPSLYRIAGSAGRWVMRNLSFLVKVKSLNPWYKQREMPDAPKESFRDWYKKNKEV, encoded by the coding sequence ATGAACCCGTCACATGCAAAATTAGCAGAAGCATTTAATGCAGATGAAAAGCGCACCGACTGGCACGACCAGACGCTTTGGTTCGTTCGGCAAAAAAGGGATAAGGCAGCGCATGTATTACCTGAATGGGAAAAACTGCGGCAATGGGCTTCAGATATCAAGGACCACACTTTATCCAACCTGGATGTTTACCTGGCTGAGTTTGAGCAAAAAGCAACAGCTAATGGCGTACAGGTCCATTGGGCTTTGGATGCTGCCGACCACAATGCTATTATTCATAAAATTATCCGGGACCAGGGTTTGACCAGGATTGTAAAGAGTAAAAGTATGCTCACTGAGGAATGTCACCTTAATGACTATCTCCAACAGTCGGGCATAGAAGTGATTGACACAGATCTTGGAGAAAGGATCGTCCAGTTTCGTAAAGAACCACCGAGCCATATTGTACTGCCCGCCATTCATTTGAAGAAACAGGATGTGAGCGAAACATTCCAGGAACACCTTGGCACAGAAGCAGGTAATTATGATCCGCAATATTTAACCCAGGCGGCACGTATCCACCTTCGGGAAAAATTCATCCAGTCTGAGCTGGCGATTACCGGGGTAAATTTTGCAGTGGCAGAAACAGGTGGTTTTGTGGTGTGCACGAATGAAGGCAATGCTGATATGGGGGTACATTCCGCTAAGATCCATATCGGTTGTATGGGAATTGAAAAGATTATTCCCAAAGCCGAACACCTTGGTGTGTTTACCCGTCTGCTGGCCAGGAGCGCAACGGGGCAACCCATTACCACCTATACCAGTCATTTTCACCGGCCCCGGCCCGGGCAGGAAATGCATATTGTAATTGTGGATAACGGCCGGACCAGGCAATTAGGCCGGGAAGATTTTCGTAACTCCCTGAAATGTATTCGCTGCGCTGCTTGCTTTAATACTTGTCCGGTCTATCGCCGCAGTGGTGGACATAGTTACCATACCGCTGTAGCCGGACCTATTGGTTCCATCCTGAATCCCAACCTGGATATGAAGGCCAATGCCGACCTGCCTTTTGCATCAACACTTTGTGGGTCTTGTACCAATGTTTGCCCGGTTAAGATCAATATACACGAACAACTCTGGAAGTGGCGACAGGTTATTGCTGAAGAAGGACTGGTTGCTCCATCCAAAAAGTATAGCATGAAAATGATGGCTTTCGTTTTGGCAAGGCCTTCCCTGTATCGCATTGCGGGTTCGGCAGGCAGGTGGGTGATGAGGAACCTTTCATTTTTAGTGAAGGTTAAGTCGCTGAACCCCTGGTATAAACAAAGGGAAATGCCCGATGCCCCTAAAGAGAGTTTTCGAGATTGGTATAAAAAAAATAAAGAAGTATGA
- a CDS encoding (Fe-S)-binding protein, translating to MKVGLFIPCYIDQFYPKVAIATFQLLGKLGCEIIFPQGQTCCGQPMANSGFASLSGGCDKNFIANFSGVDYIVAPSGSCVLHIKEHLNDGKSPAEAEFIRTHIYELTEFLTDVMKLEKLSARFPYKVGLHNSCHGQRGLHLSSMSELVAPAFSKPAALLNMVSGLQLCLPERPDECCGFGGTFCVFEEAVSVKMGVDRIKEHESNDVDVITGGDVSCLMHLEGIMKRKGSKTRVMHIAEILNSEL from the coding sequence ATGAAAGTCGGACTATTCATTCCTTGTTATATTGACCAGTTTTATCCAAAGGTGGCGATTGCTACTTTTCAATTACTGGGAAAATTGGGTTGCGAAATAATATTTCCACAAGGACAGACCTGTTGTGGCCAACCAATGGCCAATAGCGGATTTGCTTCTTTATCAGGCGGATGCGATAAAAATTTTATCGCTAACTTTTCAGGGGTTGATTATATCGTAGCACCATCAGGAAGTTGTGTGCTGCATATAAAAGAACATTTGAATGATGGTAAAAGCCCTGCTGAAGCCGAATTCATCCGTACCCATATCTATGAACTCACAGAATTCCTTACAGATGTTATGAAGTTGGAGAAATTATCTGCCCGCTTTCCTTATAAGGTCGGATTACACAATAGTTGTCATGGGCAACGCGGGCTTCACCTTTCCTCCATGTCTGAACTGGTAGCGCCTGCATTTTCAAAACCGGCAGCATTGTTGAATATGGTCAGCGGTTTGCAACTGTGTTTGCCTGAACGTCCGGATGAATGTTGCGGCTTTGGAGGTACCTTCTGCGTGTTTGAGGAAGCAGTCAGCGTAAAAATGGGCGTCGACAGGATCAAAGAACATGAAAGCAATGATGTAGATGTTATCACCGGTGGCGATGTTAGTTGCCTGATGCACCTCGAAGGCATTATGAAAAGGAAGGGAAGTAAAACGAGGGTAATGCATATTGCTGAAATCCTAAATTCCGAACTATGA